In Halictus rubicundus isolate RS-2024b chromosome 1, iyHalRubi1_principal, whole genome shotgun sequence, the sequence TCGTGATTAATTAAAAGAACGAACGTAAATTtattcgggggggggggagggaggaggagcgggaggggaggggagtaCGCTTCGCGCGCGCGTCGATATTGAAATATCGGCGCGGCGTGATATATTTCGAAGcgtgttttccttttttccgaTTATCCGTTCAATATCAGCGCTGACGTAAAATGTATCATCACTGTACGGAACGGAAGGAACGGTACCGCCATCACGCATCCGAAAATTAATCGGCGTGGGCGCAGCCGATAACGAATGGTGTTCCCGCCAAACGGCCAGTATATTTTACTTTGTACTCCAGTGTCTGTTATTTTCCGCGCATTCTAGCTGTCCGGCTACACGATTTACTCCCGGTCTCGATCAGAAATTCTCGGCCGCAGTGGATGGACAAATATCCACTGGAATCCATTAAAAAATTGCCGTGTCCCGGAGAATTGTCTTTTAATTGAAATTGATCTGTTTGACCACAGGATATTATATCCTTCAGTCTGCCGGGCAGGCGGAGATATTGGACCGTTACAGTTGTTACAGGGCACTGTTTGTTCCACCGGCTGGCATACTTTCTCGCTGCCGAGGTGCCAAGTACGCGATACGTTCGCGATATCTGTGCCGGCGCGCCGCGTGACGTGACGCTACGGATAGTCATAGTAGTCACAGGCATATAGGCTCCGCGACGGCCGCAACTTGCGCTTACGAATCACCGATGCGTCATTGGAATGTCATGCGAACGGTGCGTCGCGCGTCGATCGCATCGATGAATCGTCGATCGTTCACGGGTTCGACCTGTTTCATAACCTTACATTTCGGATTGGTAAATACATACTACGCGCTGCGGAAAGCGTGAAGGTGTTGCGCGTGGGCGGATCGCGATCGGACGAAGGAATCGCAAAATTCGGGAACGGAGATTGGCGAATCGTGCCGGATGATGGGATCGAGTATTCGTGACGGCTAAAAATCGATAAATACCCTCCTAGAGACATCCGGCTAATCGAGGTTGCGTCGCGAAGCGAACAGAGTGATACAGGCGAGTCGGTGTGTGGAGTGTAGGTGCATCGTGCACCCGAGCACGTATACGTATAGCGGGCGAATAGCGGCGCTGCACGGCGCTGCGCGACGACTTTTCTCGACGCGTCAAGTGTCGGTGTGGCCGGCAGGTGGCGGCAGCGTCGAAGACTGCGCGTCGTTTTCCGCCATCTTTAGTTGACGGACCCGAGCGAAGAGACAAGCCAAGAGAGCTCCGTGGCGAGAAGAGATAAGGTGAAGAAGCGGTCGGTTCACGGGGGCAAAAGGGAATTTGGTGGATCGAGTGTCGCGGTACCGAACCAGCCGTGTCCTCGTTCGAGCACGATTCACGAAATCGCCTTCGGCCGATCCTCGCGACACGGTAAGCACAGTAGAATACCAAGTTCGTTCGCCATTACATCGTACATACGTCGACCGATAGGGGGGAAAAAAACTTGTCATTTCCGTGACGGTAGTGTTTACGCTGGGTGTGTCAAAGTGTTTCTCCTCcgacttctttctctcttctgtCTTCTCGTCAcatattctctctctctttctctctctctctctctctctctcacactctctagCTCGTcactctttctccctctctgtctgtctatctgtctgtctgtctgtgtctctctttctctcccccgtTCTCTGTTCTCTGTTCCGGCAGTGTACACGTATATCGCGGTTAATGTATCCCTCGGCCGTTCTTCCGTTGTTCCGTTCTCGCTTCCCTGTCGCCctccgcgcaccgcgcaccgctcTTCGCTGGTCGTCGATCCTCGGAAAATGGTGATGCATTGGATTCTCGGATCTCAGAGGCTTTGTTGTGTGCCGCACGCCCACGCGCGTCCCTCTACCTTCCGtctcgagagagaaagaatcgCTCGCGCTTCCTCTCCGCACCTCTGGCTGTTCTCGGCCACCGCGATTTCCTAGCAGATTTAttgcgaatcgaatcgaatctgaTCGAACTGTGGCATGTCTCGCCGCGTCGTTCTTGAGTAACACCTTACGGCTCGTCGCGCGACAAAGGCGGAAGCTGCGGAGGACGCTCGCACGGAACAATTTTTCGAGTCTGGCCACATTCCGTGCGGGCTCGTCCTCCTTCCATTATTCGCGACACGGTGCACTGACCCTGTGCGCGTCTTCGCGTCTTCGTTGATTCTACCCCGCAACGTGACGAATAGCCTTCGGTTACGCCTCGGGACATGTAACACGAAATTTTTATCGCTTCCCGATACGCACGGACTTTGACTCGTGAACGTCGTTGAAAATTTACAACCGTCGATTGTACGTCGCACGTATACGTTACAACGTTTCTCTGCCTCCAGGTGTGGATAGACTCTCCCGTAGGAGCCATGAGTTACCAAATGTCTATGAATCAGTCCAGACCGAGTAAGTACGCTTTCCAAATGCCGGATAGAAATTTCAGACTGCTCCGAGTTACAGTACGCTCTTGTTCTCGCAGTGTCTCATGGGAACTACCAGGGACCCGGAGACCTGCCCATGGGCTCCACCAAAGAACAGACCCTGATGTGGCAGCAAAACTCCTACATGGTGGACTCTGGAATTCATTCAGGCACCGTTACCCAAACACCTTCCTTGTCGGGCAAGGAGGATGACGAGATGGAGGGAGATCCTCTGATGTTCGATCTGGATCAGGGATTCGCTCAGGGTTTTACCCAAGATCAGGTAGACGAAATGAACCAGCAGCTGAGCCACACAAGGTCCCAGCGGGTACGGGCAGCAATGTTCCCTGAAACATTGGAGGAAGGCATAGAGATTCCCTCCACTCAATTCGATCCTGCTCAACCCACGGCCGTGCAGAGACTGGCAGAGCCTAGTCAAATGCTGAAACACGCGGTTGTCAATTTAATCAATTACCAAGACGACGCGGATTTGGCGACTCGCGCGATACCGGAATTGATCAAGCTGTTGAACGACGAGGACCAGGTTGTCGTGTCCAAGGCGGCGATAATGGTGCACCAACTCTCGAAAAAAGAGGCCTCTCGTCATGCGATCATGAACAGTTCTCAAATGGTCGACGCGTTGGTGCACGCGATCTCGAAGAGCAACGACCTCGAGTCGACTAAAGCGGCGGTCGGCACTTTGCACAACTTGTCGCATCATAGGCAAGGTTTGCTGGCTATATTCAAGAGCGGAGGTATACCCGCCCTCGTCAAATTGCTCAGCTCCCAGATGGAGTCCGTGCTTTTCTATGCCATCACGACTCTTCACAATCTCTTGTTGCACCAGGACGGCTCCAAGATGGCCGTACGCATCGCCGGGGGTTTGCAAAAGATGGTCGCGTTGCTTCAGCGCAACAACGTCAAATTCTTGGCCATAGTGACCGATTGCCTGCAAATCTTGGCGTACGGTAACCAAGAGAGCAAGCTGATCATACTGGCTTCGCAAGGACCGATCGAGCTGGTACGCATCATGCGTTCCTACGACTATGAGAAGCTCTTGTGGACGACGTCGCGGGTGCTGAAGGTGTTGTCGGTTTGCCCGAGCAACAAGCCCGCGATCGTCGACGCGGGCGGCATGCAAGCGCTCTCGATGCATCTCGGGAATCCGAGTCAGAGGCTCGTCCAGAATTGTCTGTGGACGCTGCGAAACTTGTCCGACGCCGGCACTAAGGTAGACGGATTGGAAGTATTGTTGCAGAGCCTGGTGCAGATGCTGAGCTCGACCGACGTGAACGTGGTCACCTGCGCGGCCGGTATCTTGTCGAATCTTACCTGCAACAATCAACGCAACAAAGTAACGGTGTGCCAAGTCGGAGGCGTCGACGCACTGGTCCGCACCATCATTTACGCGGATAGTCGAGAGGAGATCAGCGAACCGGCGGTATGCGCGCTCCGTCATTTGACATCGCGACACGGAGAGGCGGAAACAGCGCAGAACTCTATCCGTCTGAATTATGGAATTCAAGTAACGGTGAAACTGTTGCAACCACCGTCCCGCTGGCCGCTCGTCAAAGCGGTTATTGGATTGATCCGCAATTTGGCGCTGTGCCCGGCAAACCATGGACCGCTTCGCGATCAGGGTGCGATTCGCGATCTCGTCAGACTTCTGATGGATGCTTTCCCCGAGACACAACGGGTAGGCTAACGGCAAATCTCTCTTACGATATCCTCGATACATTCCCGATACGCGCAATCACGAAATTTCTCGTTCAGCAGCAACGATCGTCCGTGGCGAGCACCGGAAGCCAGCAGACTTCGGCAGCGTTCGCGGACGGCGGTGTACGCATGGAGGAAATCGTCGAGGGGACAGTGGGAGCGCTTCATATTCTCGCGAGAGAGTCGCATAACAGGGTGATCATTCGATCGCACAACGTGATTCCGATTTTCGTGCAGGTTGGTTCGAAAGAAATTTTCCCTCCCTTTCACGGTTTCTTCGGTTCCAATAATCAGTAATCATTCTGTACCATAACGCAGCTGCTGTTCAACGAGATCGAGAACATTCAACGCGTGGCAGCTGGAGTGCTTTGCGAGCTCGCCGCCGACAAAGAAGGTGCCGAAATGATAGAACAAGAAGGTGCTACCTCTCCTCTGACGGAGCTGCTACACTCTAGAAACGAGGGTGTCGCCACGTACGCGGCTGCCGTTCTATTTCGCATGAGCGACGACAAACCGCAGGAATACAAAAAACGGCTCTCGATGGAACTGACCAACTCGTTGTTCCGCGAGGACACAAATCTATGGAACAACGGCGACTTCGCGATGCCCCCGGACCTACAGGTACCGTAACAATACTTACTAGTATCGATGCATGCCTCGCTTACGCCGTGgctaaatttatttttttaccgACACTTTGTAACACGGACCATTTATTTTGTTCGTTTCCTTTATATTTTCTGATCTGGCGGCATGTGCTGCGATAAGAATATGCACTATTTAATATTTCCTTGTACCGTGTGCCGTGTGTAGCTTTCGAATAGATTTCAGGCGATCGGATTATCGAGGAGAATTTTCCGCATACGAGTTTCTTCTGTACACGATCGGTTACACAGTGTTAAGTAAATTGAGCCACGAAAACGGAATAGCGATAGCGAATACTCTCCTGACCTAGTACCTAGTCACACAGCAGGTACATACTTGCACACGTAATCTTCCCCGCCATGTAAGTTTAGAAGTGTACGACTAGATAGTTTGCAGAAGTAAATGTCGTTATCCATTATTCCAGTTTGCACAACTTAAACATTGTCGAAAGATAAACGAATCCAACGGGAAACGCAAACGTGGCTtatttggttttttttttcctttttctttctctctcttttatttattttttttttttaatcaatgtCGTATCGGTTCGACGAAGCAGAATAATTTGAATTGCGTGAGTCGTACGGTACGTTCGCGATTAACTCGTTCGACGCGTCGACACTCGGCTTATTTCGGAATAGTTGTATGTTAAATGCATTCCTATCGAACGCGTTGTTTCTGAACGTAGATCGAGTGCCAGGGTCGTGCCTAATGGAGCAATGGAACCTGTAATAAATGTACAGCGATGACTTTATCATTATCATCCTCAGTTTGCAACGTTGCGTTATGCATGAGAATGCGTTTCGTTCCATTCGTGTTTTCAATCCCTTTTTCAAAGCTGAGTATAACGAAAACGACATTaccgcgatttttttttaaatctctcGCTCATGTACCTACCTCTCtccgtttctctttttctctctctctctctctctctctctctctctctctctctcctcgtctATTCCATCTTTCGAACGCAAACAACAAAACGCGTTACACATCGACACACGTTCTATTCTCCGTATTCGTATCCGCATCCGTAACCGTAACCGTAACCGTAACCGTATCCGTATCCGTGCCCCCATATCCATCGTATTCATattatacatatgcatatatcGTATCGCCGCCGCCTTTACTAATTTTCTTCGCGATTTGCCGACACGATACTGCGACGACGAGTAGTATCTTTACTCGCCCCTTTACTCTCGACGCGGTGTTAAAGACACGCCTACACGAGAAGATACGTTTTGTGTTGATCTGAGCCTACCTAATCTTCAGGACATGCTTGGCCCTGATCAAGGCTATGATGGTATGTATGGACAAGGACCTCCTAGCGTACACAGCAGCCACGGAGGTCGAGGGTATCAGCCGCACGGTAAGTCATTGGCGTCATCCTTTCTCTATCCGATTATCGCTTTCGAACGATCGAAAACCTCAGTGGAACGTAGCTGAACTTACAAATTTCTCTGCTCGTGATTCACAATCGTAACGTCACCGTAATCTTTCCGGCAATTTCGTAGCGTCTCGCCTTACGCGAGTTAGCGGGAACGAGAGTATTAACGCATTAACGCGTCTAGTTCGAATTGTTGGGAATCGTAAGGGAACGGATCTCGAATCGTATTGGCCTCGTGCATTGGGACCGGGAACAGATTTGCAATGGGGTGTTGTGTAGTGCGGGTTCTCGTGTGCTCGTGCCTTTCCTGTTCTCTATGATTACATACTTCTATATGTAGGATATGTCGCGGATTTCAAACAGTTTTTTCTCGAATGACACGTctctataaaatactgtatcttactATTACTCGACGATAAGAAGAAAAGCAGCGCATTTAATTCAATGTTGTTTTAACAGCAGCTTAACCCACGGACTTATATTAAAATACAGGCTATCAACAGTATCTCGCAGTAACATAGGTGACACTCAGCTCTTACTTACTGTTCTATGcttcttttattatattaatcgCTACATGTCTTCACACGCATTTCATTGTTTCTACGTTTAATATTTCTATTATGGTCGCCACACGTATGTATCTATCGCTGAGTTTTTTGTAAATTGTATCCTACTTGTAATGCACGTTTTGCGAATgcacaatttttctttctcgttgaTACACcacacgcacatacacacaGATTCATAgggttttccgtaattttcTACTCGCAAAAACAGTTTCATGCATGCGGTATTTTCGTTATCCCTTTCCCTAATTGAATCTACTTTACGGTGGAAAGAAGAATAGAAACGTATTCGTAAGTAATTAGATAAGGTGTTCGCTTTCGCGAACGTGTCGAGAGAACGCGCTCAGTCATACGAATCCGTTGGTCCGCAACACGCTTTTCGATCGCTAAAAACAATGTAAAAATCATTCTGTACGATTTCAACCGTTTCAATGATTCGTTTCGTGTATCGATGACTTCTCGTCGTTTCTCTCGTTACCTCGAGAAGTTGGTTTGCTTTCGCGCGTGTCCTTATGCTTTTCATTTTTGATCCCGTTGTTCCGAAGTTATCGTTTGTCGTCGTTTACCGTATATCGTATATCGTATATCTTGTGAAGAAAGAACAACGTAAtgtttcgtttttcctctctCTCGGCAAGAAAACGATCTTTTGCGAATACTTAGCGACGTTGTGCTCTACTTATCACTGGTTGAGGAAACTTTTTAGACAAATCTTTAGCGGCGTAGTTCTTGTCGATTCGTGTGATCGGATCGAAGAGGAACTGTTTGGTGTTGATCATGAAATTTTCTACCGAAACAGGTTATGGCCAGATACCAGTAGATTCCATGCAAGGGTTGGAAATAGGTGGAGGGTCGACGTATGGCGCGATGGACACTATGGACGTTGCGCACGAGGGTGACCTGAGTTTCGATCATTTAGAAGAGCTTCCTGCACCGCCGCAAGACAACAACCAGGTCGCAGCCTGGTACGACACCGATCTCTGAAACTGTGCCAGCGAAATACACACTCATGCATACACCTAAACAAATTTCAACATACATACACGCCCATTCATACAAacgcaaacacacacacacacatatgcGAGAATCCTCCTCGGGGAGGCGGACTAGTGAGGCTCTTAAGTAATTTTAATACAGACTAAATAGTATAACTAAATAGTATCGTCGTTTTActctcaccctgtatatcgatcAAGATCGAAAGAATTTTGACAAACTaccacaccaccaccaccgccaccaccacTACCACAACCACCACTACCATCATCACCACTACCACCACCACAAGAACCACCCACAACCAACCATTACCAGCATCACCGTGGAACGACGAATTCCAACGCGCGAACGATCATCGCAGAAACAGTAAATGGAACATGTCGAACTCGAATATATACGAGTTACACGCGTAGAGTACCGGAAATCTGTAGCTTGTTTTTACACGAAGGAAACAGGGTACGAAATCGTGTTGCGACACGATGCATCGATTCTTAGAGACACGTGCAACCGGTGTCGCTATATACAACTAtctgcatatacatatataccgcGTATGtgtatgcatatacatatataacttACCAGTGTCGTACCTtagatatttataataaaaggtAAAAGAAAAAGATACTGGAGAGCCTGATGAAACCGAGGACATTGTTGACGATGATGGGACGAGACATCGAAACGGTCACGTTGACATACGGTTCGATGAGAGCCCCGCGAATTACGAGTAAATCCTGTCGATTTTATACCTCCAACTTTTCTTTTTACGAAAATCTACGAAATTATTGTTAAAACGCGTCGGGAAAATGGTACGCCACCTTTGATACCGTAGCTCTAAGAACAAAGGCTGAGGAAACGTCAGCGTATCGGCATCAACAGTATTTGTTTGTTCGACGAAGAGCATCGAATAATCGGGAATGAGTTTCCGGCGACGCGCAGCTCGGAGCGCATCTTTCTACAGTGACAATATATCAGTTTCGCGTACGCAGACACCGAGTCGAGTTCATTCTGTTTATTTTAGGGACCACGTATCTGCTCATTTCGCGCGTGGAACAAGCGCATCGTTCGATTATCGTTTGAATTCGTCGGTTTTTTACGCGATGGTTTCTACTCGCGGCAGTTTACGATTACCAAACGACGAACGATCGATATCGCATTACGCATTTTATACGTAGCCGTTTGCATTTCACGATTCTCTTCCAGCGTCGTGCATCCGTATTTATAATGGAAATCCTCGAGGAGATCTTCGTTGGGCGAGCATACATATATCCCTGACAGATTATTTTTCGAGCGGGCACAACCCGACCACGAAGCCACGGAACAGCGTGCCGCGTCGCGAAAGAAGGCTCGTACTTTGCCGGGGAAGGTGCACGATCTCGGTACACGCGTCGGTGAACCGGCCAAATTTCGATCGCGGGCTTGCTTCTCCTTTTCTCCTTTCCGTCGGAATTCCTTTTGTCTCTATAGAGTCTAGAGGACGGACCTGTCGTAGATACGTAATTCCGCTGCGAAAAGCTAATCGAGTACTTGCATGATTTTCGCGGTTTCGAAGTATGCATTTAGTAGCTCTGCCCCTCGTCGACGCACGCTCACGCTCGTACCAACGGAAACGGACACGATCAACGTACTCGCCGGGGGTCAATCTCGACGATCATCGATCGTTACGATCGCGGGATGCTTTTGTTGGAATTTTCGTCGTCGATCGCTCCCGAGATCTTTCCGATCACGGGGTCGATATCGCCTATCGTTACGAGTTTCGCTCGCGTGTCCGTGCGACGCTGTGtaggatcaggacccccagatcaaaagtatgtaggagatcgggaagaacgggagggttccgtgggtgagcgcgttagttgatcggctaccaccagtgaggggccgtgggttcgattcccgcggcggcggtgccctcatttttcccgagatcctacaatacGTAATGCGAAAGTTCATTGATATTCGTTTTATATTTATTCGTGATTGTAATTCACTGATACTCGAGAATGATACTATTCGTTTCGGGGTTAAGCGGTATAAATAGGTAAACGCTTTCTGCAATTCAATAGATTCGCAAGTTCCGAAGGAGACCTATGATATAATGGATTATttgatcaggacccccagatcaaaagtatgtaggagatcgggaagaacgggagggttccgtgggtgagcgcgcgttagtcgatcggctaccaccagtgaggccgtgggttcgattcccgcggcggcggtgccccctcatttttcccgagatcctacagtATTTTACAGGGTAGTTatacttaatttttattattatcattaaaaACGTAGCTACGCAATCGTGGCGCGGAGTACTTCGCATCGTTCGATGCCCTGTGTCCGCCTTCGATCGCTGTCGATGTATTTAGACCtataagagagaaagagagagagagagaaagatagagcgtgcgcgcgagaaagagagagagagagcgagagagagagagaaagagagacagacacGTAATTCGTAAACACCATGTATATGTATCGTTTAATTGTCCAAACGAATAAACTGAGCGATTAAGTACTCGAAGTGCGTTAAGCGTTGCTTACTTTACTGTTTTCACCTGCGCTATCGCGTATCACGAATCTTGTATCGCGTGCTACTGCTCGGTCTACGAGCCGCTTTCGAACTCGCTTCTTTACCGGGATCGAGAACCTCTCTACAATTTCGACTCGGCTCAACGTACTCTGTACCAAGCTTCGAGCTGATTTCTCGTGGAATCGCGTTCGCTTACCGATTCGTCGATCCGGTCATCGAAACTAACACCCTATTCGGAAGATAACCGTAACGATACCAAACGCGATcggtgaaatcttcgatcgcgAGCAAATCCAATCGTTCGTAAGCGAAAATAACGAATTGATCT encodes:
- the Arm gene encoding armadillo isoform X2, with product MSYQMSMNQSRPMSHGNYQGPGDLPMGSTKEQTLMWQQNSYMVDSGIHSGTVTQTPSLSGKEDDEMEGDPLMFDLDQGFAQGFTQDQVDEMNQQLSHTRSQRVRAAMFPETLEEGIEIPSTQFDPAQPTAVQRLAEPSQMLKHAVVNLINYQDDADLATRAIPELIKLLNDEDQVVVSKAAIMVHQLSKKEASRHAIMNSSQMVDALVHAISKSNDLESTKAAVGTLHNLSHHRQGLLAIFKSGGIPALVKLLSSQMESVLFYAITTLHNLLLHQDGSKMAVRIAGGLQKMVALLQRNNVKFLAIVTDCLQILAYGNQESKLIILASQGPIELVRIMRSYDYEKLLWTTSRVLKVLSVCPSNKPAIVDAGGMQALSMHLGNPSQRLVQNCLWTLRNLSDAGTKVDGLEVLLQSLVQMLSSTDVNVVTCAAGILSNLTCNNQRNKVTVCQVGGVDALVRTIIYADSREEISEPAVCALRHLTSRHGEAETAQNSIRLNYGIQVTVKLLQPPSRWPLVKAVIGLIRNLALCPANHGPLRDQGAIRDLVRLLMDAFPETQRQRSSVASTGSQQTSAAFADGGVRMEEIVEGTVGALHILARESHNRVIIRSHNVIPIFVQLLFNEIENIQRVAAGVLCELAADKEGAEMIEQEGATSPLTELLHSRNEGVATYAAAVLFRMSDDKPQEYKKRLSMELTNSLFREDTNLWNNGDFAMPPDLQDMLGPDQGYDGMYGQGPPSVHSSHGGRGYQPHGYGQIPVDSMQGLEIGGGSTYGAMDTMDVAHEGDLSFDHLEELPAPPQDNNQVAAWYDTDL
- the Arm gene encoding armadillo isoform X3 gives rise to the protein MSYQMSMNQSRPMSHGNYQGPGDLPMGSTKEQTLMWQQNSYMVDSGIHSGTVTQTPSLSGKEDDEMEGDPLMFDLDQGFAQGFTQDQVDEMNQQLSHTRSQRVRAAMFPETLEEGIEIPSTQFDPAQPTAVQRLAEPSQMLKHAVVNLINYQDDADLATRAIPELIKLLNDEDQVVVSKAAIMVHQLSKKEASRHAIMNSSQMVDALVHAISKSNDLESTKAAVGTLHNLSHHRQGLLAIFKSGGIPALVKLLSSQMESVLFYAITTLHNLLLHQDGSKMAVRIAGGLQKMVALLQRNNVKFLAIVTDCLQILAYGNQESKLIILASQGPIELVRIMRSYDYEKLLWTTSRVLKVLSVCPSNKPAIVDAGGMQALSMHLGNPSQRLVQNCLWTLRNLSDAGTKVDGLEVLLQSLVQMLSSTDVNVVTCAAGILSNLTCNNQRNKVTVCQVGGVDALVRTIIYADSREEISEPAVCALRHLTSRHGEAETAQNSIRLNYGIQVTVKLLQPPSRWPLVKAVIGLIRNLALCPANHGPLRDQGAIRDLVRLLMDAFPETQRQQRSSVASTGSQQTSAAFADGGVRMEEIVEGTVGALHILARESHNRVIIRSHNVIPIFVQLLFNEIENIQRVAAGVLCELAADKEGAEMIEQEGATSPLTELLHSRNEGVATYAAAVLFRMSDDKPQEYKKRLSMELTNSLFREDTNLWNNGDFAMPPDLQVMARYQ
- the Arm gene encoding armadillo isoform X1, producing the protein MSYQMSMNQSRPMSHGNYQGPGDLPMGSTKEQTLMWQQNSYMVDSGIHSGTVTQTPSLSGKEDDEMEGDPLMFDLDQGFAQGFTQDQVDEMNQQLSHTRSQRVRAAMFPETLEEGIEIPSTQFDPAQPTAVQRLAEPSQMLKHAVVNLINYQDDADLATRAIPELIKLLNDEDQVVVSKAAIMVHQLSKKEASRHAIMNSSQMVDALVHAISKSNDLESTKAAVGTLHNLSHHRQGLLAIFKSGGIPALVKLLSSQMESVLFYAITTLHNLLLHQDGSKMAVRIAGGLQKMVALLQRNNVKFLAIVTDCLQILAYGNQESKLIILASQGPIELVRIMRSYDYEKLLWTTSRVLKVLSVCPSNKPAIVDAGGMQALSMHLGNPSQRLVQNCLWTLRNLSDAGTKVDGLEVLLQSLVQMLSSTDVNVVTCAAGILSNLTCNNQRNKVTVCQVGGVDALVRTIIYADSREEISEPAVCALRHLTSRHGEAETAQNSIRLNYGIQVTVKLLQPPSRWPLVKAVIGLIRNLALCPANHGPLRDQGAIRDLVRLLMDAFPETQRQQRSSVASTGSQQTSAAFADGGVRMEEIVEGTVGALHILARESHNRVIIRSHNVIPIFVQLLFNEIENIQRVAAGVLCELAADKEGAEMIEQEGATSPLTELLHSRNEGVATYAAAVLFRMSDDKPQEYKKRLSMELTNSLFREDTNLWNNGDFAMPPDLQDMLGPDQGYDGMYGQGPPSVHSSHGGRGYQPHGYGQIPVDSMQGLEIGGGSTYGAMDTMDVAHEGDLSFDHLEELPAPPQDNNQVAAWYDTDL